Proteins encoded within one genomic window of Anopheles gambiae chromosome 3, idAnoGambNW_F1_1, whole genome shotgun sequence:
- the LOC1279995 gene encoding sodium/hydrogen exchanger 3 isoform X10: MAVTLKQEVNLSRRACRPTTTNNDDCLQEQRTLLTTPTEEGSWHNDTCYGGGGANSRLVTVPAPAKELTDSSRSGGLPSSSSSLSCLLATIVMWCTGQVLLKLRQADQGGWREVQQPPRLSRLCIYVVFCSALLSHNAFVLARPNLSAPASGEKVPVGQLSPLDLAFDASSGSLTSASQLKRSAEAAAIIASTAPSADGGAGHEAEDTALGHGRVGEGEGGEHGGEHVVERYPVSQVDFSRVETPFVIGVWILSASIAKIGFHMTPKLSRIFPESCLLIVVGVIIGVLLRYATNLHVSPLTPNTFFFYMLPPIILDAGYFMPNRMFFDNIGTILLMAVIGTIFNIATIGGSLWACGQTGIFGVDLPFLHIFLFSSLIAAVDPVAVLAVFEEIHVNEVLYIVVFGESLLNDAVTVVMYHMFEVYNEIGASEIIAVDIVSGIASFFVVALGGTIIGVIWGFLTGLVTRFTDHVRVIEPIFIFVMAYLAYLNAEIFHMSGILAITFCGITMKNYVEQNVSHKSHTTIKYALKMLSSSAETIIFMFLGVATVNNKHVWNTWFVLLTIIFCSVYRILGVLILSALANRFRIHKLTKVDQFVMSYGGLRGAVAFALVLLVDVNHIPLQPMFLTTTIAVVYFTVFLQGITIKPLVKILNVKRSSKRKPTMNERIHERFMDHMMAGIEDIVGKTGNYNIRDKFKRFDNRFIRPLLIKNLQGPEPKILETYSKLTMRDAMDYMRRNPSTIGQMSGTESMSALFRNYTSYFGGRCGATMLGTCPSFTNLENSTRNLDMQELDYNPSKKDLTDAKIHHLLSEELKPYRRASLHTHRRLSYSRHAVDDRDLSTQVNYKMQMNIRRMISEKKHHKRSKRVKDGKQQNHVSFPEFVQNGSAKQFANDYINEVLHEDNEDEERQAAGPSEDWDGGGLTFTAKSSLDERGAAKEDKRFSRESRFLESEQRVATPTAIESVLPWKRVDESDDNGAIKQNEFPSWASNKEYLAYNSPSATFLGGLTQPKQAKSVIGLFRRESSGSGGVVIGGVTDSETSTPVAATTPVGRMAAVPKDKRSASIAGYITIDGGDTAGNPMLDPLGISRAGPHATAFPVTASHRRNNRRGSMLELSGLLVPGRRPSRYTLEPFPAPPLETDDEKPTQSQ, encoded by the exons ATGGCTGTGACGTTGAAGCAGGAGGTTAATTTATCGCGCCGTGCCTGCAGGCCAACAACCACCAACAACGACGACTGTTTGCAAGAGCAGAGGACGCTGTTGACGACGCCCACCGAAGAAGGGTCGTGGCACAACGACACTTGctacggtggcggtggtgctaACAGCCGCTTGGTGACGGTACCAGCACCCGCAAAGGAACTCACGGACTCGAGTCGAAGTGGTGGCCtaccatcgtcgtcgtcgtcgttgtcgtgcCTGCTGGCTACCATCGTGATGTGGTGTACGGGTCAAGTGTTATTAAAGCTACGCCAGGCCGACCAGGGTGGCTGGCGGGAGGTGCAACAGCCGCCGCGGCTTAGCCGACTGTGTATATACGTAGTGTTCTGCAGTGCTTTGCTGTCCCACAATGCCTTCGTTCTAGCTAGGCCAAACCTAAGCGCACCGGCCAGCGGCGAAAAGGtg CCGGTCGGTCAATTATCGCCCCTGGATCTGGCGTTCGATGCCAGCAGCGGATCGCTAACGAGTGCGAGTCAATTAAAACGTTCTGCCGAGGCGGCGGCCATCATCGCATCGACCGCACCGTCCGCGGACGGCGGCGCTGGCCACGAGGCGGAGGATACGGCGCTCGGGCATGGCCGGGTCGGCGAGGGCGAGGGCGGCGAGCACGGGGGCGAACACGTCGTCGAGCGGTATCCCGTATCGCAGGTGGACTTTTCCCGCGTCGAAACACCGTTCGTGATCGGCGTCTGGATTCTGTCCGCCAGCATAGCAAAGATTG GGTTCCACATGACGCCCAAGCTGAGCCGCATCTTCCCCGAGTCCTGCCTGCTGATCGTGGTCGGCGTCATCATCGGGGTGCTGCTGCGGTACGCCACCAACCTGCACGTGTCACCGCTGACACCGAACACGTTCTTCTTCTACATGCTGCCGCCGATCATCCTCGACGCGGGCTACTTCATGCCGAACCGCATGTTCTTCGACAACATTGGCACCATCCTGCTGATGGCCGTGATCGGTACGATATTCAATATCGCCACCATCGGCGGGTCGCTGTGGGCCTGCGGTCAAACCGGCATCTTCGGCGTCGACCTGCCGTTCCTGCACATCTTCCTCTTCTCGTCGCTGATCGCGGCCGTCGATCCGGTGGCGGTGCTCGCCGTCTTCGAGGAGATTCACGTGAACGAGGTCCTCTACATCGTGGTGTTTGGTGAATCGCTCCTGAACGATGCTGTCACG GTCGTTATGTATCACATGTTCGAGGTGTACAACGAGATTGGTGCTAGCGAAATCATCGCGGTCGATATCGTGTCGGGCATTGCGTCATTCTTTGTGGTCGCACTCGGCGGTACCATTATCG GTGTCATCTGGGGCTTCCTGACCGGGCTGGTGACACGGTTCACCGATCACGTGCGCGTCATCGAACCGATCTTCATCTTTGTGATGGCTTATCTGGCGTACTTGAATGCGGAAATTTTCCACATGAGCGGTATCTTGGC TATCACCTTCTGTGGAATAACGATGAAAAACTACGTCGAGCAGAATGTGTCGCACAAATCACACACTACCATTAAGTATGCACTGAAAATGTTGTCCTCCTCGGCGGAAACGATCATCTTTATGTTCCTCGGCGTGGCCACTGTTAACAACAAACATGTGTGGAACACTTGGTTCGTTTTGCTGACAATAATCTTCTGTTCGGTGTATAGAATTTTAG GTGTTTTGATACTGTCAGCGTTAGCGAATCGTTTTAGAATACACAAGCTTACTAAAGTAGATCAATTTGTTATGTCTTATGGAG GCCTTCGTGGAGCCGTTGCGTTCGctttggtgctgctggtggacgtGAACCACATTCCGCTGCAGCCAATGTTCTTGACGACAACGATTGCGGTCGTTTACTTTACCGTGTTCCTGCAGGGTATCACCATCAAACCGCTAGTCAAAATACTGAACGTGAAGCGCTCGAGCAAGCGGAAACCGACCATGAACGAGCGCATCCATGAGCGG TTTATGGATCACATGATGGCCGGCATCGAGGATATCGTGGGCAAGACGGGCAACTACAATATACGCGATAAGTTTAAGAGATTCGACAATAGGTTCATTCGTCCATTATTGATCAAGAATTTACAG GGTCCGGAGCCGAAGATTTTGGAAACCTACTCTAAGCTAACGATGCGCGACGCGATGGACTACATGCGGCGCAACCCATCCACCATCGGACAAATGTCTGGAACTGAATCAATGAGTGCATTATTTAGAAACTACACGTCCTACTTCGGCGGAAGGTGCGGCGCCACAATGCTCGGCACATG CCCTAGCTTTACGAACCTGGAAAATTCGACCCGTAACCTGGACATGCAGGAGCTGGACTACAATCCCTCGAAGAAAGACTTAACGGATGCCAAAATACATCATCTGCTGTCGGAAGAGCTTAAACCGTACCGCCGG GCTTCACTACATACG CATCGAAGACTTAGCTACAGCCGGCACGCTGTTGACGATCGGGATCTATCAACACAG GTCAACTATAAAATGCAGATGAACATACGCCGTATGATTAGTGAGAAAAAGCATCACAAGCGCAGCAAACGTGTGAAG GATGGCAAGCAGCAGAACCACGTCTCGTTCCCCGAGTTTGTGCAGAACGGATCCGCAAAACAGTTTGCGAACG ATTACATCAACGAAGTGCTGCACGAAGACAACGAGGATGAAGAAAGACAGGCGGCGGGACCGTCGGAAGACTGGGACGGAGGTGGCCTAACGTTTACCGCCAAGTCATCGC TTGACGAGAGAGGTGCGGCAAAGGAAGATAAGCGATTCTCGCGAGAGTCACGCTTTTTGGAGT CGGAGCAACGTGTCGCTACGCCGACCGCGATCGAGTCCGTCCTGCCCTGGAAGCGGGTGGACGAGAGTGACGATAATGGTGCTATCAAACAGAACGAATTCCCCTCGTGGGCTTCGAACAAGGAGTATCTAGCTTACAATTCACCAAGTGCAACATTTTTGG gtggcTTAACGCAACCTAAACAGGCTAAGTCCGTAATAGGTCTGTTCCGGCGGGAGAGTTCCGGCTCCGGTGGGGTCGTCATCGGCGGCGTGACGGATTCCGAGACCTCGACCCCGGTGGCGGCGACGACACCGGTCGGCCGGATGGCGGCCGTCCCGAAGGACAAGCGGTCGGCCTCGATCGCCGGCTACATCACGATCGATGGCGGCGACACGGCCGGCAACCCGATGCTGGATCCGCTCGGCATTTCCCGGGCGGGGCCGCACGCGACCGCCTTCCCGGTTACCGCCAGCCATCGGCGCAACAACCGCCGTGGCTCGATGCTGGAGCTAAGCGG
- the LOC1279995 gene encoding sodium/hydrogen exchanger 3 isoform X6, protein MAVTLKQEVNLSRRACRPTTTNNDDCLQEQRTLLTTPTEEGSWHNDTCYGGGGANSRLVTVPAPAKELTDSSRSGGLPSSSSSLSCLLATIVMWCTGQVLLKLRQADQGGWREVQQPPRLSRLCIYVVFCSALLSHNAFVLARPNLSAPASGEKVPVGQLSPLDLAFDASSGSLTSASQLKRSAEAAAIIASTAPSADGGAGHEAEDTALGHGRVGEGEGGEHGGEHVVERYPVSQVDFSRVETPFVIGVWILSASIAKIGFHMTPKLSRIFPESCLLIVVGVIIGVLLRYATNLHVSPLTPNTFFFYMLPPIILDAGYFMPNRMFFDNIGTILLMAVIGTIFNIATIGGSLWACGQTGIFGVDLPFLHIFLFSSLIAAVDPVAVLAVFEEIHVNEVLYIVVFGESLLNDAVTVVMYHMFEVYNEIGASEIIAVDIVSGIASFFVVALGGTIIGVIWGFLTGLVTRFTDHVRVIEPIFIFVMAYLAYLNAEIFHMSGILAITFCGITMKNYVEQNVSHKSHTTIKYALKMLSSSAETIIFMFLGVATVNNKHVWNTWFVLLTIIFCSVYRILGVLILSALANRFRIHKLTKVDQFVMSYGGLRGAVAFALVLLVDVNHIPLQPMFLTTTIAVVYFTVFLQGITIKPLVKILNVKRSSKRKPTMNERIHERFMDHMMAGIEDIVGKTGNYNIRDKFKRFDNRFIRPLLIKNLQGPEPKILETYSKLTMRDAMDYMRRNPSTIGQMSGTESMSALFRNYTSYFGGSPSFTNLENSTRNLDMQELDYNPSKKDLTDAKIHHLLSEELKPYRRHRRLSYSRHAVDDRDLSTQVNYKMQMNIRRMISEKKHHKRSKRVKDGKQQNHVSFPEFVQNGSAKQFANDYINEVLHEDNEDEERQAAGPSEDWDGGGLTFTAKSSPESPAVSVKQSLTGGGDRGAIDERGAAKEDKRFSRESRFLESEQRVATPTAIESVLPWKRVDESDDNGAIKQNEFPSWASNKEYLAYNSPSATFLGGLTQPKQAKSVIGLFRRESSGSGGVVIGGVTDSETSTPVAATTPVGRMAAVPKDKRSASIAGYITIDGGDTAGNPMLDPLGISRAGPHATAFPVTASHRRNNRRGSMLELSGEAIPEENYTKSLPERDKYGARRAPALIKASSTNTPKSAGRRSGGGGGGPVNPQTTALLSASSTDSDEDDEEEGSGDRHRADDATRRLNGAGNNDDEDEDDDEDDDDEDEDCADEQHPI, encoded by the exons ATGGCTGTGACGTTGAAGCAGGAGGTTAATTTATCGCGCCGTGCCTGCAGGCCAACAACCACCAACAACGACGACTGTTTGCAAGAGCAGAGGACGCTGTTGACGACGCCCACCGAAGAAGGGTCGTGGCACAACGACACTTGctacggtggcggtggtgctaACAGCCGCTTGGTGACGGTACCAGCACCCGCAAAGGAACTCACGGACTCGAGTCGAAGTGGTGGCCtaccatcgtcgtcgtcgtcgttgtcgtgcCTGCTGGCTACCATCGTGATGTGGTGTACGGGTCAAGTGTTATTAAAGCTACGCCAGGCCGACCAGGGTGGCTGGCGGGAGGTGCAACAGCCGCCGCGGCTTAGCCGACTGTGTATATACGTAGTGTTCTGCAGTGCTTTGCTGTCCCACAATGCCTTCGTTCTAGCTAGGCCAAACCTAAGCGCACCGGCCAGCGGCGAAAAGGtg CCGGTCGGTCAATTATCGCCCCTGGATCTGGCGTTCGATGCCAGCAGCGGATCGCTAACGAGTGCGAGTCAATTAAAACGTTCTGCCGAGGCGGCGGCCATCATCGCATCGACCGCACCGTCCGCGGACGGCGGCGCTGGCCACGAGGCGGAGGATACGGCGCTCGGGCATGGCCGGGTCGGCGAGGGCGAGGGCGGCGAGCACGGGGGCGAACACGTCGTCGAGCGGTATCCCGTATCGCAGGTGGACTTTTCCCGCGTCGAAACACCGTTCGTGATCGGCGTCTGGATTCTGTCCGCCAGCATAGCAAAGATTG GGTTCCACATGACGCCCAAGCTGAGCCGCATCTTCCCCGAGTCCTGCCTGCTGATCGTGGTCGGCGTCATCATCGGGGTGCTGCTGCGGTACGCCACCAACCTGCACGTGTCACCGCTGACACCGAACACGTTCTTCTTCTACATGCTGCCGCCGATCATCCTCGACGCGGGCTACTTCATGCCGAACCGCATGTTCTTCGACAACATTGGCACCATCCTGCTGATGGCCGTGATCGGTACGATATTCAATATCGCCACCATCGGCGGGTCGCTGTGGGCCTGCGGTCAAACCGGCATCTTCGGCGTCGACCTGCCGTTCCTGCACATCTTCCTCTTCTCGTCGCTGATCGCGGCCGTCGATCCGGTGGCGGTGCTCGCCGTCTTCGAGGAGATTCACGTGAACGAGGTCCTCTACATCGTGGTGTTTGGTGAATCGCTCCTGAACGATGCTGTCACG GTCGTTATGTATCACATGTTCGAGGTGTACAACGAGATTGGTGCTAGCGAAATCATCGCGGTCGATATCGTGTCGGGCATTGCGTCATTCTTTGTGGTCGCACTCGGCGGTACCATTATCG GTGTCATCTGGGGCTTCCTGACCGGGCTGGTGACACGGTTCACCGATCACGTGCGCGTCATCGAACCGATCTTCATCTTTGTGATGGCTTATCTGGCGTACTTGAATGCGGAAATTTTCCACATGAGCGGTATCTTGGC TATCACCTTCTGTGGAATAACGATGAAAAACTACGTCGAGCAGAATGTGTCGCACAAATCACACACTACCATTAAGTATGCACTGAAAATGTTGTCCTCCTCGGCGGAAACGATCATCTTTATGTTCCTCGGCGTGGCCACTGTTAACAACAAACATGTGTGGAACACTTGGTTCGTTTTGCTGACAATAATCTTCTGTTCGGTGTATAGAATTTTAG GTGTTTTGATACTGTCAGCGTTAGCGAATCGTTTTAGAATACACAAGCTTACTAAAGTAGATCAATTTGTTATGTCTTATGGAG GCCTTCGTGGAGCCGTTGCGTTCGctttggtgctgctggtggacgtGAACCACATTCCGCTGCAGCCAATGTTCTTGACGACAACGATTGCGGTCGTTTACTTTACCGTGTTCCTGCAGGGTATCACCATCAAACCGCTAGTCAAAATACTGAACGTGAAGCGCTCGAGCAAGCGGAAACCGACCATGAACGAGCGCATCCATGAGCGG TTTATGGATCACATGATGGCCGGCATCGAGGATATCGTGGGCAAGACGGGCAACTACAATATACGCGATAAGTTTAAGAGATTCGACAATAGGTTCATTCGTCCATTATTGATCAAGAATTTACAG GGTCCGGAGCCGAAGATTTTGGAAACCTACTCTAAGCTAACGATGCGCGACGCGATGGACTACATGCGGCGCAACCCATCCACCATCGGACAAATGTCTGGAACTGAATCAATGAGTGCATTATTTAGAAACTACACGTCCTACTTCGGCGGAAG CCCTAGCTTTACGAACCTGGAAAATTCGACCCGTAACCTGGACATGCAGGAGCTGGACTACAATCCCTCGAAGAAAGACTTAACGGATGCCAAAATACATCATCTGCTGTCGGAAGAGCTTAAACCGTACCGCCGG CATCGAAGACTTAGCTACAGCCGGCACGCTGTTGACGATCGGGATCTATCAACACAG GTCAACTATAAAATGCAGATGAACATACGCCGTATGATTAGTGAGAAAAAGCATCACAAGCGCAGCAAACGTGTGAAG GATGGCAAGCAGCAGAACCACGTCTCGTTCCCCGAGTTTGTGCAGAACGGATCCGCAAAACAGTTTGCGAACG ATTACATCAACGAAGTGCTGCACGAAGACAACGAGGATGAAGAAAGACAGGCGGCGGGACCGTCGGAAGACTGGGACGGAGGTGGCCTAACGTTTACCGCCAAGTCATCGC CCGAATCGCCGGCTGTAAGTGTAAAGCAATCGCTCACCGGCGGAGGCGACCGTGGTGCAA TTGACGAGAGAGGTGCGGCAAAGGAAGATAAGCGATTCTCGCGAGAGTCACGCTTTTTGGAGT CGGAGCAACGTGTCGCTACGCCGACCGCGATCGAGTCCGTCCTGCCCTGGAAGCGGGTGGACGAGAGTGACGATAATGGTGCTATCAAACAGAACGAATTCCCCTCGTGGGCTTCGAACAAGGAGTATCTAGCTTACAATTCACCAAGTGCAACATTTTTGG gtggcTTAACGCAACCTAAACAGGCTAAGTCCGTAATAGGTCTGTTCCGGCGGGAGAGTTCCGGCTCCGGTGGGGTCGTCATCGGCGGCGTGACGGATTCCGAGACCTCGACCCCGGTGGCGGCGACGACACCGGTCGGCCGGATGGCGGCCGTCCCGAAGGACAAGCGGTCGGCCTCGATCGCCGGCTACATCACGATCGATGGCGGCGACACGGCCGGCAACCCGATGCTGGATCCGCTCGGCATTTCCCGGGCGGGGCCGCACGCGACCGCCTTCCCGGTTACCGCCAGCCATCGGCGCAACAACCGCCGTGGCTCGATGCTGGAGCTAAGCGG
- the LOC1279995 gene encoding sodium/hydrogen exchanger 3 isoform X12 has product MAVTLKQEVNLSRRACRPTTTNNDDCLQEQRTLLTTPTEEGSWHNDTCYGGGGANSRLVTVPAPAKELTDSSRSGGLPSSSSSLSCLLATIVMWCTGQVLLKLRQADQGGWREVQQPPRLSRLCIYVVFCSALLSHNAFVLARPNLSAPASGEKVPVGQLSPLDLAFDASSGSLTSASQLKRSAEAAAIIASTAPSADGGAGHEAEDTALGHGRVGEGEGGEHGGEHVVERYPVSQVDFSRVETPFVIGVWILSASIAKIGFHMTPKLSRIFPESCLLIVVGVIIGVLLRYATNLHVSPLTPNTFFFYMLPPIILDAGYFMPNRMFFDNIGTILLMAVIGTIFNIATIGGSLWACGQTGIFGVDLPFLHIFLFSSLIAAVDPVAVLAVFEEIHVNEVLYIVVFGESLLNDAVTVVMYHMFEVYNEIGASEIIAVDIVSGIASFFVVALGGTIIGVIWGFLTGLVTRFTDHVRVIEPIFIFVMAYLAYLNAEIFHMSGILAITFCGITMKNYVEQNVSHKSHTTIKYALKMLSSSAETIIFMFLGVATVNNKHVWNTWFVLLTIIFCSVYRILGVLILSALANRFRIHKLTKVDQFVMSYGGLRGAVAFALVLLVDVNHIPLQPMFLTTTIAVVYFTVFLQGITIKPLVKILNVKRSSKRKPTMNERIHERFMDHMMAGIEDIVGKTGNYNIRDKFKRFDNRFIRPLLIKNLQGPEPKILETYSKLTMRDAMDYMRRNPSTIGQMSGTESMSALFRNYTSYFGGSPSFTNLENSTRNLDMQELDYNPSKKDLTDAKIHHLLSEELKPYRRHRRLSYSRHAVDDRDLSTQVNYKMQMNIRRMISEKKHHKRSKRVKDGKQQNHVSFPEFVQNGSAKQFANDYINEVLHEDNEDEERQAAGPSEDWDGGGLTFTAKSSLDERGAAKEDKRFSRESRFLESEQRVATPTAIESVLPWKRVDESDDNGAIKQNEFPSWASNKEYLAYNSPSATFLGGLTQPKQAKSVIGLFRRESSGSGGVVIGGVTDSETSTPVAATTPVGRMAAVPKDKRSASIAGYITIDGGDTAGNPMLDPLGISRAGPHATAFPVTASHRRNNRRGSMLELSGLLVPGRRPSRYTLEPFPAPPLETDDEKPTQSQ; this is encoded by the exons ATGGCTGTGACGTTGAAGCAGGAGGTTAATTTATCGCGCCGTGCCTGCAGGCCAACAACCACCAACAACGACGACTGTTTGCAAGAGCAGAGGACGCTGTTGACGACGCCCACCGAAGAAGGGTCGTGGCACAACGACACTTGctacggtggcggtggtgctaACAGCCGCTTGGTGACGGTACCAGCACCCGCAAAGGAACTCACGGACTCGAGTCGAAGTGGTGGCCtaccatcgtcgtcgtcgtcgttgtcgtgcCTGCTGGCTACCATCGTGATGTGGTGTACGGGTCAAGTGTTATTAAAGCTACGCCAGGCCGACCAGGGTGGCTGGCGGGAGGTGCAACAGCCGCCGCGGCTTAGCCGACTGTGTATATACGTAGTGTTCTGCAGTGCTTTGCTGTCCCACAATGCCTTCGTTCTAGCTAGGCCAAACCTAAGCGCACCGGCCAGCGGCGAAAAGGtg CCGGTCGGTCAATTATCGCCCCTGGATCTGGCGTTCGATGCCAGCAGCGGATCGCTAACGAGTGCGAGTCAATTAAAACGTTCTGCCGAGGCGGCGGCCATCATCGCATCGACCGCACCGTCCGCGGACGGCGGCGCTGGCCACGAGGCGGAGGATACGGCGCTCGGGCATGGCCGGGTCGGCGAGGGCGAGGGCGGCGAGCACGGGGGCGAACACGTCGTCGAGCGGTATCCCGTATCGCAGGTGGACTTTTCCCGCGTCGAAACACCGTTCGTGATCGGCGTCTGGATTCTGTCCGCCAGCATAGCAAAGATTG GGTTCCACATGACGCCCAAGCTGAGCCGCATCTTCCCCGAGTCCTGCCTGCTGATCGTGGTCGGCGTCATCATCGGGGTGCTGCTGCGGTACGCCACCAACCTGCACGTGTCACCGCTGACACCGAACACGTTCTTCTTCTACATGCTGCCGCCGATCATCCTCGACGCGGGCTACTTCATGCCGAACCGCATGTTCTTCGACAACATTGGCACCATCCTGCTGATGGCCGTGATCGGTACGATATTCAATATCGCCACCATCGGCGGGTCGCTGTGGGCCTGCGGTCAAACCGGCATCTTCGGCGTCGACCTGCCGTTCCTGCACATCTTCCTCTTCTCGTCGCTGATCGCGGCCGTCGATCCGGTGGCGGTGCTCGCCGTCTTCGAGGAGATTCACGTGAACGAGGTCCTCTACATCGTGGTGTTTGGTGAATCGCTCCTGAACGATGCTGTCACG GTCGTTATGTATCACATGTTCGAGGTGTACAACGAGATTGGTGCTAGCGAAATCATCGCGGTCGATATCGTGTCGGGCATTGCGTCATTCTTTGTGGTCGCACTCGGCGGTACCATTATCG GTGTCATCTGGGGCTTCCTGACCGGGCTGGTGACACGGTTCACCGATCACGTGCGCGTCATCGAACCGATCTTCATCTTTGTGATGGCTTATCTGGCGTACTTGAATGCGGAAATTTTCCACATGAGCGGTATCTTGGC TATCACCTTCTGTGGAATAACGATGAAAAACTACGTCGAGCAGAATGTGTCGCACAAATCACACACTACCATTAAGTATGCACTGAAAATGTTGTCCTCCTCGGCGGAAACGATCATCTTTATGTTCCTCGGCGTGGCCACTGTTAACAACAAACATGTGTGGAACACTTGGTTCGTTTTGCTGACAATAATCTTCTGTTCGGTGTATAGAATTTTAG GTGTTTTGATACTGTCAGCGTTAGCGAATCGTTTTAGAATACACAAGCTTACTAAAGTAGATCAATTTGTTATGTCTTATGGAG GCCTTCGTGGAGCCGTTGCGTTCGctttggtgctgctggtggacgtGAACCACATTCCGCTGCAGCCAATGTTCTTGACGACAACGATTGCGGTCGTTTACTTTACCGTGTTCCTGCAGGGTATCACCATCAAACCGCTAGTCAAAATACTGAACGTGAAGCGCTCGAGCAAGCGGAAACCGACCATGAACGAGCGCATCCATGAGCGG TTTATGGATCACATGATGGCCGGCATCGAGGATATCGTGGGCAAGACGGGCAACTACAATATACGCGATAAGTTTAAGAGATTCGACAATAGGTTCATTCGTCCATTATTGATCAAGAATTTACAG GGTCCGGAGCCGAAGATTTTGGAAACCTACTCTAAGCTAACGATGCGCGACGCGATGGACTACATGCGGCGCAACCCATCCACCATCGGACAAATGTCTGGAACTGAATCAATGAGTGCATTATTTAGAAACTACACGTCCTACTTCGGCGGAAG CCCTAGCTTTACGAACCTGGAAAATTCGACCCGTAACCTGGACATGCAGGAGCTGGACTACAATCCCTCGAAGAAAGACTTAACGGATGCCAAAATACATCATCTGCTGTCGGAAGAGCTTAAACCGTACCGCCGG CATCGAAGACTTAGCTACAGCCGGCACGCTGTTGACGATCGGGATCTATCAACACAG GTCAACTATAAAATGCAGATGAACATACGCCGTATGATTAGTGAGAAAAAGCATCACAAGCGCAGCAAACGTGTGAAG GATGGCAAGCAGCAGAACCACGTCTCGTTCCCCGAGTTTGTGCAGAACGGATCCGCAAAACAGTTTGCGAACG ATTACATCAACGAAGTGCTGCACGAAGACAACGAGGATGAAGAAAGACAGGCGGCGGGACCGTCGGAAGACTGGGACGGAGGTGGCCTAACGTTTACCGCCAAGTCATCGC TTGACGAGAGAGGTGCGGCAAAGGAAGATAAGCGATTCTCGCGAGAGTCACGCTTTTTGGAGT CGGAGCAACGTGTCGCTACGCCGACCGCGATCGAGTCCGTCCTGCCCTGGAAGCGGGTGGACGAGAGTGACGATAATGGTGCTATCAAACAGAACGAATTCCCCTCGTGGGCTTCGAACAAGGAGTATCTAGCTTACAATTCACCAAGTGCAACATTTTTGG gtggcTTAACGCAACCTAAACAGGCTAAGTCCGTAATAGGTCTGTTCCGGCGGGAGAGTTCCGGCTCCGGTGGGGTCGTCATCGGCGGCGTGACGGATTCCGAGACCTCGACCCCGGTGGCGGCGACGACACCGGTCGGCCGGATGGCGGCCGTCCCGAAGGACAAGCGGTCGGCCTCGATCGCCGGCTACATCACGATCGATGGCGGCGACACGGCCGGCAACCCGATGCTGGATCCGCTCGGCATTTCCCGGGCGGGGCCGCACGCGACCGCCTTCCCGGTTACCGCCAGCCATCGGCGCAACAACCGCCGTGGCTCGATGCTGGAGCTAAGCGG